A stretch of bacterium DNA encodes these proteins:
- a CDS encoding sodium:solute symporter family protein, translating into MGHFTNLDIFWAAAYLLLMVGGAFFFYRLGRRSESDFFLAGRGLPWWLPASSVFSTHTATDTPMWIAGVIYANGLRGLWYTFFTAWTAIGAFVSARIFRRSLAYTQAEWQTQRFGGLGAELLRGWMAGWQVFMNMFILGWVGIAMGKVCALAFGWPVWVGLVLPSVITAFYTLAAGYWGVVMGDFLQGIVAIFAIFLVTFVGLAAAGGPEAVTSNIVALGQQWRLDAFAFSGWFTGDFPIAWWLTMLVISVIGGFGMGTSIDWYVEAQRIQSARTVRDATYGLWAGGAVTLIRNGFWAAGILAFFSMLPHLTDAAQYELGWFRMGFELLPVGMVGVFFGAILAIHLSTISSHLNLGALYFTRDIYQRYLRPEATEKQLVWVGRWSTFALLIGSFFYGLMMQEITRWLIFALWLMMAGIWLPNILQVVWWRFNAWGYLAGWMANLGMSWLVVWILPEFGVLPELPDYLQFWLLMALGAVVFVPVTLLTRPENMDRLVRYYVMTRPLGRWGPVHREAVRRGLLVEAPAHRGEDGGRRPLIRRAWTPEQADAWTREDWIAVVLSPLVFAALMLGVTKLLLMQTGGLLLLLGAVGGAGVIYWVIDPKLRAVSSEYEAKQAAYVEQLEQRLRWQEEGGR; encoded by the coding sequence GTGGGACACTTCACCAACCTGGACATCTTCTGGGCGGCCGCGTACCTGCTGCTGATGGTGGGCGGGGCCTTCTTCTTCTACCGGCTGGGACGGCGCTCGGAGAGCGACTTCTTCCTCGCCGGCCGGGGGTTGCCCTGGTGGCTGCCGGCCTCGTCGGTGTTCAGCACCCACACCGCCACCGACACGCCGATGTGGATCGCCGGCGTCATCTACGCCAACGGCCTGCGCGGCCTCTGGTACACCTTCTTCACGGCCTGGACCGCCATCGGCGCCTTCGTCTCGGCGCGCATCTTCCGCCGCTCGCTGGCCTACACCCAGGCCGAGTGGCAGACCCAGCGCTTCGGCGGCCTGGGCGCCGAACTGCTGCGGGGCTGGATGGCCGGCTGGCAGGTGTTCATGAACATGTTCATCCTCGGCTGGGTGGGCATCGCCATGGGCAAGGTCTGCGCGCTGGCCTTCGGCTGGCCGGTGTGGGTGGGCCTGGTGCTGCCGAGCGTGATCACCGCCTTCTACACGCTGGCCGCCGGCTACTGGGGCGTGGTGATGGGCGACTTCCTGCAGGGGATCGTCGCGATCTTCGCCATCTTCCTGGTGACGTTCGTGGGATTGGCCGCCGCGGGCGGTCCCGAGGCGGTGACCTCGAACATCGTGGCGCTCGGGCAGCAGTGGCGCCTGGACGCCTTCGCCTTCTCCGGCTGGTTCACCGGCGACTTCCCCATCGCCTGGTGGCTGACCATGCTGGTGATCTCGGTGATCGGCGGCTTCGGGATGGGCACGAGCATCGACTGGTACGTCGAGGCGCAGCGCATCCAGTCGGCCAGGACGGTGCGCGACGCGACCTACGGCCTGTGGGCCGGCGGCGCCGTCACCCTGATCCGCAACGGCTTCTGGGCCGCGGGCATCCTGGCCTTCTTCTCGATGCTGCCCCACCTCACCGACGCCGCGCAGTACGAGCTGGGTTGGTTCCGCATGGGCTTCGAGCTGCTGCCGGTCGGGATGGTCGGCGTGTTCTTCGGCGCCATCCTGGCCATCCACCTCTCGACCATCTCCAGCCACCTGAACCTGGGCGCCCTCTACTTCACGCGCGACATCTACCAGCGCTACCTGCGGCCCGAGGCGACCGAGAAGCAGCTGGTCTGGGTCGGCCGCTGGTCCACCTTCGCGCTGCTGATCGGTTCCTTCTTCTACGGCCTGATGATGCAGGAGATCACGCGCTGGCTGATCTTCGCGCTGTGGCTGATGATGGCCGGCATCTGGCTGCCCAACATCCTGCAGGTCGTCTGGTGGCGCTTCAACGCCTGGGGCTACCTGGCGGGCTGGATGGCCAACCTCGGCATGTCCTGGCTGGTGGTGTGGATCCTGCCCGAGTTCGGCGTGCTGCCCGAGCTGCCGGACTACCTGCAGTTCTGGCTGCTGATGGCCCTGGGCGCGGTGGTCTTCGTGCCGGTCACCCTGCTCACGCGGCCCGAGAACATGGACCGCCTGGTGCGCTACTACGTGATGACCCGGCCGCTGGGCCGCTGGGGACCGGTGCACCGCGAGGCGGTGCGCCGCGGCCTGCTCGTCGAGGCGCCGGCGCATCGCGGCGAAGACGGCGGACGGCGGCCCCTGATTCGCCGCGCCTGGACGCCCGAACAGGCCGACGCCTGGACCCGAGAGGATTGGATCGCCGTGGTCCTGTCGCCGCTGGTCTTCGCCGCGCTGATGCTCGGGGTGACCAAACTCCTGTTGATGCAGACGGGCGGGCTGCTGCTGCTGCTGGGCGCGGTCGGCGGGGCGGGCGTCATCTACTGGGTGATCGATCCCAAGCTGCGGGCCGTGTCGAGCGAGTACGAAGCCAAGCAGGCGGCCTACGTCGAGCAGCTCGAGCAGCGCCTGCGCTGGCAGGAAGAGGGAGGTCGCTGA
- a CDS encoding THUMP domain-containing protein, with translation MFEYQQHRRYFAQCAQGLEDLLAEELRELGAEPETPGRQGVGFLADQAALYRVVYRTRLAARVLAPLITFDCHSDRYLYTTARKLDWDVLLTPATTFAIDATVSQSNLDHSQFAAQRLKDAIVDHFRESTGSRPSVDRRAPQLLLNLHVRQNRAVISLDLGGGALHRRGYRTEAGEAPLQETLAAAIVRLSGWDGEGPLHDPMCGSGTLLAEAWLSASRIPAGWLRAQLAPPWALLPDFDEQVWVEVRREAAAMRRRLEPGLVSGADLDRDVVKTARANLAKLPGGAAIGLGVADARDLALPPGATVLTNPPYGVRLGQRREVEALYKALGDTLKRRCAGTTAWILCGDTGLVGHLGLRPAKRVPLWNGGIECRLVRLDLFAGFRKADTRTEE, from the coding sequence ATGTTCGAGTACCAGCAGCACCGCCGTTATTTCGCCCAGTGCGCGCAGGGTCTGGAGGACCTGCTCGCCGAGGAGCTGCGCGAGCTGGGGGCCGAACCGGAGACGCCCGGCCGCCAGGGCGTGGGCTTCCTGGCCGACCAGGCGGCGCTCTACCGCGTCGTCTACCGCACGCGGCTGGCCGCCCGTGTGCTGGCGCCGCTGATCACCTTCGACTGCCACAGCGACCGCTACCTCTACACCACCGCCCGCAAGCTGGACTGGGACGTCCTGCTCACGCCCGCGACCACCTTCGCGATCGACGCCACCGTCTCGCAGAGCAACCTCGACCACTCGCAGTTCGCGGCCCAGCGGCTCAAGGACGCCATCGTCGACCACTTCCGCGAGTCGACGGGCAGCCGCCCGAGCGTGGACCGCCGCGCGCCGCAGCTGCTGCTGAACCTGCACGTGCGCCAGAACCGCGCCGTGATCAGCCTGGACCTCGGCGGCGGCGCCCTGCACCGCCGCGGCTACCGCACCGAGGCGGGGGAGGCCCCGTTGCAGGAGACCCTGGCCGCGGCCATCGTGCGCCTGAGCGGCTGGGACGGCGAGGGCCCCCTGCACGACCCGATGTGCGGCTCGGGCACGCTGCTGGCCGAGGCGTGGCTGTCGGCCTCGCGCATCCCGGCGGGCTGGCTGCGCGCGCAGTTGGCGCCGCCCTGGGCGCTGCTGCCGGACTTCGATGAGCAGGTGTGGGTCGAGGTGCGCCGCGAAGCGGCGGCGATGCGGCGCAGGCTGGAGCCCGGCCTGGTGAGCGGCGCCGACCTGGACCGCGACGTGGTGAAGACCGCCCGCGCCAACCTGGCGAAGCTGCCCGGCGGCGCGGCCATCGGCCTGGGCGTCGCCGACGCGCGCGACCTCGCCCTGCCGCCCGGCGCCACGGTCCTGACCAACCCGCCCTACGGCGTGCGGCTCGGGCAGCGGCGCGAGGTCGAGGCCCTCTACAAGGCCTTGGGTGACACCCTGAAGCGGCGCTGCGCGGGGACGACGGCCTGGATCCTGTGCGGGGACACGGGGCTGGTCGGGCATCTCGGGCTGCGGCCCGCGAAGCGGGTGCCGCTGTGGAACGGGGGGATCGAGTGCAGGTTGGTGCGGCTCGACCTCTTCGCCGGATTCCGCAAGGCGGACACCCGGACGGAGGAGTGA